In Papaver somniferum cultivar HN1 chromosome 9, ASM357369v1, whole genome shotgun sequence, the genomic stretch ATCTAAAGATTTTAACCTGTGCATCAAATTGGTTGCGTATCATACAATGAAATTCGCAAATACagatgaaacttcagttttggatttgagtaaatagatccatgtagcacgtgaccaatcatctataaagataacaaaatacttatacccatcataagcatcaattggagcagggccccataaatcagaatgaattaattcaaaagGCATTGTAGCACGAGTcacagaattaggaaatggaaaacGAGATTGTTTAGAAAACTGACAAACATCACAGACTTGAGTCTGGACAGAAAATGTGGGAAAAATCCTAGACAAAACACGACTAGAAGGATGTCCAAGTCTTTTATGATAAAGGAACTGCGGAGTAGATCTTTGAGTGAGACATGCCATGTCACTAGAACGTAACAGGTACAATCCATGAGAAAAGATGCCTCTACCAATCGTATTCTTCGTCTTTCGATCCTGAAAGATGACCGAGGTAGGGGTAAATGTAACATCAAAATTCAGAGAATTAGTGATTTGACCAACAGATAACAACTGAGTAGGAAACGATGGAACAACAAGTGCATTAGATGGCGgacaatctggaaaaaaatgcactttcccactgcccatcacaggagcagtagagccattagcaactgacacatttttatgagagctgcgaataaatgcatgaactgacgaaggatcattttccatatgATCTGTAGCTCCTGAATCAATAATCCAAACTTGGCGGTTGGAAACAGGCGTAGTAAGAAAGGCTAGTAGGTTACCTGAAGTATGGTTGGCCTTGCGCTCAGTCTTATTACCCAACTGGTTAAAGAAATCCTTCAATTGGTCTATGGTAAAGGATGAATTGTCAGCTACAGCAGCTCGAGCAagcttatttttgtcaaaagtagcTTTAAGATGAGGATAAATATCCCAACAGCGATCCTTGGTGTGACCAGTTTTATTACAATGATCACAATGAAAAACTTCTCTCTTACCCTTAGCACGAGAATTCTTGTCCTTATCAAATGGCATGGCTCGTCGTTTATCATCTTTGGAGCTCATAAGAGCACTTGATTCAGCTGCATCCAGGTCTACAATGCTTTTAGAATTAGGATTCATAACTTTCTTACGCGTCTCTTCACGCTGCACAGTCGCACAAACATTAGACAGACTTGGCAGTTCAGCACTCATGAGAATAGTGCTTCTAAGAGATTCATACTCTGGTTTGAGGCTACTGAGCACATCAAAGATTTTATCCTCCTCAACCCTCTTCAAGAGAATTTTGGCATCAGTTGTATGAGGACGATATGTATCCAGTTAATCCCACTTcttttttaaataaccaaaatgcTCAGTAAAACTTTTCGTACCTTGTGCAGCCTCAGTAATCTCACGTTTCAGCTCAAACACCCGAGCAACATTATTCCGTAAGCCATACAGACTAGCAACATACttccacaaatcctttgcagATTCTGAGAACGAGAAGATTTCCGAAATATGTGGTTCCATCGACTAAAGAAGCCACGTGCGAACAAGTTGATCATCAACAATCCAATCTTCATACTTTGGATCCTTAGCATCTGGACAGGTACTATTCTCACCAATATACCCAGATTTTCTTTTACCCCCAAGAGCAAGAGCAGCAGCCCTAGACCAGCTTACATAATTGACATCATTTAGCAAGACAGAGGTtaaacgcaaactagtattatgatctgattgtgccatagtaaacacacagagaaacaaaaaacttgattacagagaaacggccaggatcgttaacgatcccctgataccatgttggtatgcataagatgttatgcagtatgcataagatgttatgcagtcaatattggttatgcataagatgttatgcagttaactaaaacagattaaagaagaaacacagtttaacgtggttcggctatagcctacgtccacgggagaagaatgattagggtttcttattatcaatggaggttttacaagaagtgtatatatatatatatatatcctatacatgccacatattcgtatagataacaacatatctagagaatattttcttgcagtgtaagccaatcataaatagagaaaccaaatattctcctttgttccaacaaGATGTTCCCAGTAATTGATTGATGTCATGGGCGGTGTACTTGCAAGGCACTGGAAGGGGAAGATGAACCTGAATAGCTTAGAACAACATTCTACATATACAGGAAGGAACCAAAAGAACTTACCTTGGAAGTGGGCTTTGAACGCGAAGCATTATGAGGCATGTGGTGGTGTAAGGGTTGAAATATTACATTTTTTCTCCCGATCACTTTACAAGCTAAAAGTGATCACATCAATAACTTCGATCCGATTTTTCTTGGgttctgttgagattattagtcccacattgtatgggtttctaagatcctgcggtttataatcctttgggtctctccactcattgccaattggttttgagttggatgcccgtattctaacatggtatcagagcatgctatttgtgtcgagtcaaatgaccgcacctttactccgcgttaCCCGATTTATtgttccacgtgttagacccaacgatgctacacgtgagggggcgtgttgagattattagtcccacattgtccgggtttctaagatcctgcggtttataatcctttgggcctctccattcattgccaattggttttgagttggatgtccgttAATACAGGTTCTTGATAGTTTGTCCCCAAAACACGGTATGAGATATTGTTAAAGTTGAATATCTACCAATCTTATCTGGGTTGGTTCTAAGTACCTACTGCGATTTTATGACATTGTAGAGCAACTACAATATCCTTATCAGTTATCTAAGGTTACCAGTCTACCTTCCGGTGCTTCAAGCATGGAATCTTAGTGGATGGCGACTTTGTCATCAAGAGCCCCTTCAGCAAAATTTTGTAAGTCTGCAGCTCCGTTTTAAGTTTTTGCGTTTGCTCTCCAttacctttttattttattttgctaacATAGGCAAAAGAGTAACACCCGGTGTGTAGCACAAGTTACTTCCTTGTACATAGAGTTTTATTTTGAGTATACTTTCGATATTTAGGGAAATCATGATATTGCCAAAAATTGGCGCACAAGTTGGGTTTTCTTTTTCCATGTCTATTTAAGTCTGTCCAGCTGATTATTGTAGCAGTCCATTGATTGATAAAATTTATTGAAGTTGTATTCTTTCAGAAGTTTGTTGAAGTTGTATCAACGAATTAGGATAGGTTTACCGTTTGTTTCTTTAACTTGATTAATATCTCTTTCACAAGTGAACGAATTAGGATAGATTACCATTCGTTTCTCTAGCTTGATTAATACCTCTTTCACAAGTGACCtaattttctagggtttgaagtaGCTATGGATGATAGTTTGTatgatgagtttggaaactacATTGGACCAGAAATCGAATCTGAtggagaaggagaagatgatGAAACTCTTTCTGATAAACCCTTAGAAGTACAACAACctaattctgatgatgaagaaaatatagAGACTTCTAATGGTTGGGTTACTGCGGCTTTTAATGATGTTGATATGGATAACCAAATTGTACTTGCTGAAGATAAAAAATATTATCCGACTGCCGAAGAAGTTTATGGTGAAGATGTTGAAACCCTAGTAATGGATGAAGATGAGCAACCACTTGAACAACCAATTGTTAAACCTGTTAGAAATATTAAGTTTGAAGTTGGTGTTAAAGATTCTTCTACTTATGTTTCAACTCAATTTCTTGTAGGTTTAATGTCCAATCCGTCATTAGTTCGAAACGTTGCTCTTGTTGGTCATCTTCAACATGGTAAAACAGTTTTTATGGATATGTTAGTCGAACAAACACATAATATTTCGACTTTTCATTCTGATATTGAGAAACATATGAGGTATACTGATACTAGGATTGATGAACAAGAGAGAAGGATTTCGATTAAAGCTGTTCCCATGTCACTTGTTCTTGAGGATAGTAAAGCCAAGTCTTACTTGTGTAATATAATGGATACTCCTGGTCATGTTCAATTCTCTGATGAGATGACTGCTGCTCTTAGACTTGCTGATGGAGCTGTGTTAATTGTTGATGCTGCTGAAGGAGTTATGGTAAACACAGAGAGGGCTATACGTCATGCAATCCAAGAAAGGCTTCCTATTGTTCTTGTTATCAATAAGGTTGATAGGCTTATAACAGAACTTAAACTGCCACCGAATGATGCTTACCACAAATTGAGAAATATATTGGAAGTGGTCAATAACCACATCACTGCTGTCTCGTCAACTGCTGGAGCTGTGCAGACCATTGATCCATCAGCTGGTAATGTTTGTTTCGCAAGTGCAAGCGCTGGTTGGTCCTTCACTCTGCAGTCATTTGCCAAGTTGTATGTTAAGCTTCATGGTGTTCCATTTGATGCTTCAAAATTTGCATCACGACTCTGGGGAGATAGATATTATCATCCTAATACTAGGGTGTTCGAGAGGAAACCTCCTGTTAATGGGGGAGATAGGTCGTTTGTGCAGTTCATCCTTGAACCTCTTTACAAGATCTATAGCCAAGTAATCGGAGAGCACAAGAGGAGTGTGGAGGCAACTCTTGAGGAGCTTGGTGTTAAGCTTCCAAATGCTGCATACGAGCTGAATGTCAGGCCTTTGCTAAGGCTGGCTTGTAgctcagtttttggatctgccaCGGGTTTTACTGATATGCTAGTTCAGCACATCCCTTCTGCCAAGGAAGCTGCAGCGAGTAAAGTAGACCATATATATAGCGGGCTTCGAGATTCGGCGGTTTTTGACTCAATGGAGAGTTGTGATCCATCTGGACCTCTAATGGTTAATGTGACCAAACTTTACCCCAAATCAGATTGCAGTGTCTTTGATGTTCTTGGTAGAGTTTATAGTGGTGAGATTCAGACGGGACAGACTCTACGTGTACTGGGAGAAGGTTATTCACCAGATGATGAAGAGGATATGACTATAAAAGAAGTTACCAAGTTGTGGATTTATCAAGCTCGTTATCGGATACCTGTAAGCAAAGCTCCTGCAGGTTCTTGGGTACTCATTGAAGGTGTTGATGCTTCGATTATGAAGACTGCAACCCTTTGTCATGCGGATTATGATGAAGATGTAGATATATTCAGACCTCTTAGATTCAATACCCTTCCTGTGGTTAAGACAGCCGTAGAGCCTTTGAACCCTAGTGAGTTACCCAAAATGGTCGAAGGTCTTAGAAAGATCAGCAAAAGCTATCCTCTCGCCATCACTAAAGTTGAAGAGTCTGGTGAGCATACTATATTGGGTACTGGGGAGTTATATTTGGATTGTATCATGAAGGACCTTAGGGATCTCTATTCTGAAGTGGAAGTCAAGGTGGCAGATCCTGTTGTCTCATTCTGCGAGACAGTGGTGGAGTCCTCTTCGATGAAATGTTTCGCCGAAACACCCAACAAAAAGAGCAAGCTAACCATGATTGCTGAGCCCTTAGAAAAGGGATTGGCGGAGGATATTGAAAATGGTGTTGTAAGCATTGATTGGCCTCAGAAGAGACTTGGCGTCTTCTTCAAAGACACATATAAGTGGGATCCTCTTGCAGCAAAATCTGTTTGGGCCTTCGGGCCAGATAAGCAGGGATCCAACATCCTCTTAGATGATACCTTATTCAGTGAAGTTGATAAGAGCTTGTTGAATGCTGTCAAAGATTCCATTGTCCAAGGGTTCCAATGGGGTGCACGTGAGGGACCTCTCTGTGACGAACCTATCAGAAATGTGAAGTTCAATATTGTTGATGCTAAGATTGCTCCTGAACCCATACATCGAGGCTCTGGTCAGATTATTCCGACAGCTCGGCGAGTTGCATATTCGTCTTTCCTCATGGCAAGCCCACGTCTAATGGAACCTGTATACTATGTTGAGATACAAACCCCAATAGATTGTGTATCTGCCATCTATTCAGTGTTATCTCGTCGACGTGGTCATGTTACAGCTGATGTTCCTCAGCCTGGTACGCCAGCTTACATTGTGAAGGCATTTCTGCCGGCAATCGAGTCCTTCGGATTTGAGACTGACTTGAGGTACCACACTCAAGGTCAGGCTTTCTGTCTCTCTGTTTTCGATCACTGGGCTATAGTACCTGGTGATCCCCTTGACAAGAGTATTGTGCTTAGACCTCTTGAGCCGGCACCCATTCAGCACCTTGCACGAGAGTTCATGGTTAAGACAAGGCGTCGCAAGGGAATGAGCGAGGATGTCAGCATCAGCAAGTTCTTTGACGAGGCCATGATGGTGGAATTCGCTCAGGAGGCAGCTGATCTTCATCAGCAAATGCTGTGAGGTTCATTTCCTACGAATACTCGACGTTCATTTTACTGGACGCCTGGTTTGTTTTTTCTCCTTAGTTTATCGTTatcgtttttctttttgttattgtTCTTTACTCCTAGAAGCGGAtttgaaacaaaagaaatttgCTGGAGAAAGAAAATTATAacataatttcagaaactatCTTTTAATAATCATAAAGATTTCAACTCTTAGAAATTTAGAGTAAACTTCATTTACCACTAAACAAAAAACTTAAATATGCTTAGCCTAAACATTTAGTTGAACAAAGTCGGCCGAAGAAAGATCCGCCACTGGATGCATGACAAGCGAGCCTAAACATTCACTCAAAACCAGCAGATATCATGCGAGCGTACCAACTTTCATAGGCTCTATGGATTTTGGTTCGATAGGATACCTTTTCCTTATAGCCTGTTTAGTATACCCTCTTGTTTTGTATTTGCAGCTTTTATCACCACTTTCTCCATGATCTTTCAGAGAAATAAAGCTGTTTGTGTGTGGAATAACTTCAATGCTTGAGCAGCGCATACCGTTATCCATAATGCAGCTTTTATCACCACTTTCTCCACGATCCTTCAGGGAAATAAAACTGTTTGTGTGTGGAATAACTTCAATGCTTGAGCAGCGCCTACCGTTATCCATAATATGGTCCCATATTTTGTTTAAAGTTGAAGCTTCAGGGTCATAGCTATAAAGAGTATTGTGTCCGTGCCATAATAGAACTTGATTGCTCCTTGTAACTGCAAATGGCTCAAAGAGATGAACATCCATCGACTCTATACTGAACTCCTTGATCCAACTCCATGAATTGTCGTCATAGTAGCCGGCCGATGTCTGACGGTGCGATTCCgcgttattattatttctcttgaATGCCCATATTTCTATGCAATCATCAAAATCTCTGCAAACAAAACACAAATTACCTCCCAGCAACTTGAGCCGGTTATTGCCAAACGGTTCACGAGGCGGCATTGGCAGCAGCCGAATCTTCTCATCTTCCAAATCGAAGCCAAAAACCTTATGCTCTCGTACGTCAGAATTCAACCAATGCAGAACTCCATTAGCAAAAACACCGCAGGACGAACGTAAATCGTGATGCATAGTTCCTACGTTTCTCCACTCACGACAACCAATTGTATGAACTAGCaatatgtttgtttactcctgactcatctgagtcgtctggatctgagtcatctggatctcaGTCAAATcatctgactcatctggatctgactcaatatgtttgttttgagtcagatctgactcaaaaaacgtgagtcagtggtttggtcccgtgagtcaggggtattttgttacctgactcaaatgggtccgagtcaggggttatgtctcacataggtcgagtcagatctgactcaaaatgcaaaacaaacggtctgactgctgactcggcccgagtcagaaattgactcagatccagacggcgagtcagctgcaaacaaacaagatgtggGACATCTCCCACCCCTCTTTTCCTGTAGTAAATTCTAACAATTGTGTACTTCTTGGTAGACTGGCAATAACCGAACCCATCTGTTACGGGTGCATGCCTGTTCACCAATCACTCTCATATCGGACCAGGATGCCTCATTTATCGAAATTTAAAGTGTTACGATCGTATGATTCATCAATTCCCTACCCTCGTACCTGAAAAGAGTGGTAGATACTACCTCATTTGGACATGTTAAGTGACCAAGTCAACAATAAAAGAAGTCCTCGTAGAGTATATACACAATAGATACTCTTTTGTTTAATCAAAATATACCAAATGACCAAGTAGTGTCCGGTAGAATTTTTCTTCGTCCACAGTATTCAAATAATGCTCCCCAAGATCATCGTTCCCACGAACAATAATTCAAATTAAGATAAAATACCTCACCTTGATCACGAATATTAAATTTTAATCATCTTGGtcaatgaatatgattatctgCTTAAGTAATGTGACACATTAATCACACGTGTCCAAATCCTACTCGTAAACTCACAGGTACACATCATTTCCAACAAATAACATCTCGCCACGTATCAAGTCACTGCCATTTTGGTTTCCTCATGGCTCGTAGGAGTCCAAATttgttcacactcctctaacgagtgtatatttctcATTAatttctgattggttgattatttaaatGATGACCCATTATCCTCCATGTTCAGAATCACGGTACTCGTTACATAATTcctcaaattaaatcaaaaataaatattgaaatgtgaaatatacatTCGTTAAAGATTGTCCACGAATTCGCACACGCCTCATACATACACGAAAGACGCACAATAAAACGAGCACTTCCTCGAGATTCACAGGTCAACGATTCATTTCAATCTCAACGGTCATAATGACACGAATAGTTTAAATCGGAAGCTGATCTGTAACTGTTGTTATTCTGTCACGATCTTCAAGACCTGACTGGACCATCTTATAAAACGATCTTCAGATAAACAGAAAAAACCAGATCTCTGAAACTAAAACCCTAGCTAGAAAGAAAATTTTCAGACCAAAAAAATGGGAAAAACCACTAGATTTCTTCTGTTTCTGACAATCTCAGCTCTGCTAATCTTCAACGTTGTTTCTTCAACAGAAGAGAccaaaaaagatgaagaagatctAGATGAAGATCTCAAATTCTTATTAGAAACTGAAGGTGATAAATCAGATGAAGCTCATGATCACCATCATGGTCATGAACATGGTGAATCAAGTGGTGATGAAGGAGAAGATGATTTTGAGAATTATGATGATTTTGAAGATTCAGTAGATCCTGATGCTGCTGCATCAGATGAAGACCCATTTAAAGTGGATGCAGATGAGAAAGATGTTGTGGTATTGAAACAAGGGAATTTCAGTGAGTTTATTGAGAAGAATAAGTATGTCATGGTTGAATTTTATGcaccatggtgtggacattgtcAATCACTTGCACCTGAGTATGCAACTGCTGCTACTGAATTGAAAGATGAAGGAGTTGTTCTTGCTAAAGTTGATGCTACTGAAGAGAATGAATTAGCTCAGAAATATAATGTTGAGGGATTTCCTActgtcttcttctttattgatggtGTTCATAAGTCTTATCCTGGTCAACGTACTAAGTAAGTATATCCAATCTTATGAAAATTTCATTTAGATTTTGTGTTTCTGATATCATTTTTAGTGTAATATGCATTAATTTTACTAGTTTTTGGTAGAGATTTTTCCCCCAGACTTgtagattttcttgcaattttgTTTAGGGCCCAAATGATCGATTTCATGGATAGATTGTCATCGAAATTACATCAAAAGTATGTTTACAAACAAACATTGAATTAGATTATCAAATTATGCAGGGAGGGTATTGTGTCATGGATCAAGAAGAAAACAGGACCAGGAGTTAAAAATGTTACCACAGTTGAAGAGGCTGAGACTATTTTGGGCGCAGAGGAGAAACTTGTTTTGGGTTTCTTCGATTCGTTGGTGGTAAGTACTTATTTGTATGTTGCTAGACTTGAGATGCTAAGTATCTTATTGCTTGTTTAATATGTTTAATGGTCTATTGCTTTCTTTTGAAATAGAACTATGGTTTCTCAATCTGAGATGAGATTTATGTCATATCGGTTTTTTATAAAACGGATCCCATAATTggttttctcgatgcataaaaagTCATTGAAATAATCCACTTTCCTTTAGGCAAATAATGGTTTCCTGTTTTCTTCTATGGTAATGAAACTTGTCGCTTGTTGCTGTTATTTTGGTGTATTTAAGATCATTTTGATGAAAGCTTTCAGAATATGTAAATCTGAGGTTGTTCGAAAGATGGCAACCATGTTTGTTTGGTTTCACCCAGCTAGGCACACAGTTTTCGAAGTCTTTTCCGCTATAAAGAAAACTTTGTTACGACATGTCATTTTATGTTGTTCGACCGTCTTTTACGAGTTGATGTTTGAAACTGATAAGCTAGTAGTAGATTTTTCTTGGGGGTTGTATATTAGTTAGGTCCTTACATGTTCTCCTTGTTATAAACTCAAATTCACACTCTATCAGTCATTTTACAGTTAATTTGATTTCTTTTCAACGGCGCAGGGTTCTGACAGTAATGAGCTTTCTTCTGCATCAAAACTTGAAGATGATGTCAACTTCTATCAAACAAACAATCCTGATGTAGCAAAAGTATTCCACATCGATCCCAAGGCCAAGCGCCCTGCTTTGGTTTTGCTGAAGAAGGAGGCTGAGAAAATAAGCAACTACAGTTAGTTCTCTTACTTGTTTCTACCTGTGCAACTTATTGCTTCAATTATTATATTGAGCAAACATCAGTTAATTCTGTTGTATTTTCCTCTTTGTAGATGGCAAGTTCACAACAGCTGCGATATCTGAgtttgtttttgaaaacaaacttCCACTTGTGAACAATTTTACCAGGGAAACTGCTCCCATGATTTTCGAGAATCCCATTAAGAATCAAGTAATAACAATGACTATGAATGTGTCATTATTATGATATAGTTCTAACATCATTTTCTCTCATTTGAGGGATTAACCTTTTTATCGACTTGAACGTGGCTTCAACTTCTGTATCCAGGTTTTGCTCTTTGCTGCATCAAAGGATGCAGAGAAGTATCTTCCAGCACTTCAGGAAGCAGCAAAACTTTTCAAGGGAAAGGTAGCTTCAGTGATTTGTACCTTTTGCCTTCCGTAGTAGGTAGAGATTAGATCATGTTACCTGTGTATTAAATTATGGTTTATCTTTGGGTTTTTGCAGCTTATCTTTGTATATGTGGAAATGGACAACGAAGATGTTGGTAAACCAGTTTCGGATTATTTCGGCGTCTCTGGAGATGGTCCCAAAGTAATTTTTCTGCTTTCTTAATTGTTTCATATTTCTAGTATGATTAGTTCATTAAGTTGGAAGTCAAGATGTTTGAAAAGTTAACTGTAGCGGTGTTCATGGTTTTCAGGTTCTTGCATACACTGGAAACGAAGATGGAAAGAAGTTTTTCCTTGACGGTGAAGTTACCCAAGCCAGTATTAAGGTTAGAAGTGATTTTCTtcccttctttctttttatttttgccatGTCCAATATGATTTTAGTAATAAAGCAAGCAAAATTTACTCTCTCATCAGGTCTGTAACGTAATAGATTTTGTAGACTCAATGTTAACGTAATATATCTATTATTTATCTCTCTCAGGCATTCGGGGAGGATTTCCTTGCAGACAAGCTTAAGCCTTTCTTTAAATCTGATCCAATTCCAGAAACAGTAAGTGCAGAACTTTTTGTTTCTGCTTAACTCTCCAACTCATATATCTGACCTGAGTTCGCTTATCTATTTGGATCGTCACAGAACGATGGGGATGTGAAAATTGTGGTTGGAGATAACTTCGATGCTGTAGTGTTGGATGAATCAAAGGATGTTCTTCTTGAGGTTTGTACTCAGCATCCATGAACCCGATATCTCAGGACCATGTAGTAGTCTTCTGCTATCTTGATTGTGATGTGATGCAATATCTTTGGCTTTTGCACCAGATTTATGCACCATGGTGTGGTCACTGCCAAACTCTGGAGCCCATTTACAACAAGCTAGCAAAGCATCTTCGTGGTATTGATTCACTAGTCATAGCAAAAATGGATGGTACCACGAATGAGCACCCTAGGGCCAAGGTTTGCTTCTCGGGTTATCATTATTCATTATAAAGTTCTCTCGTCTCTAAGTTAGTAATTAAACTAAAGTTTAAGCATGCTAGACAGCTAGAATAGCAACTTTGATGTTTTTTTTGCTCTCACACATTTGGAGTAATATGTATGAATTTTTCTAACTCACTACCTGTTTTTCTCAGTCTGATGGTTTCCCCACTATTCTTTTCTTCCCTGCTGGAAACAAGAGCTTTGATCCTGTAAGTAAattatttttactttttattgCATAAATTCTTACTGAGTGTTACACTTTGAGCTTGCCtttttataattgtttttttttcttctttctgttgGGATTTGGGCAGCTTAATGTCGAGGTTGACAGAACAGTCGTGGCATTCTACAAGTACATTAAGAAACATGCTTCCATTCATTTCAAGCTACAAAAACCTGAAGATGCCACAGCTGCATCTAAGACTACCGAAAGCAGCATCAATGATGTGAAAGATGAATTGTAAGGGTTATACTGAGGGTAACCAACTGTTTAGTGTGTACACTAGTTTATCTGACCTTTTCCTGTTAAAAAGGTTTTAAATGTACGCTAATAAATGTGTTATTAGTTTATCAGTTTAGAAAGAGCGGAAAAAAAATTGTAGGTTTTTCTTATATCCCATTCCTTTCACAATTGTTAAAATCAATTTACTTTCCAGTTCAAATTTTTCCTTTGCACGACCCATTAAAGTCAAAATAACTCTGACTATGAACATTATGACCGTTTTTTGTCTTCTTATTCACGAATCATTGAATCCCTCTTTTCCATTAAACAAAACTAACAACGGTCAAGTTAGAAACCATAATTTAGATTCTAAT encodes the following:
- the LOC113310317 gene encoding protein disulfide isomerase-like 1-4, producing MGKTTRFLLFLTISALLIFNVVSSTEETKKDEEDLDEDLKFLLETEGDKSDEAHDHHHGHEHGESSGDEGEDDFENYDDFEDSVDPDAAASDEDPFKVDADEKDVVVLKQGNFSEFIEKNKYVMVEFYAPWCGHCQSLAPEYATAATELKDEGVVLAKVDATEENELAQKYNVEGFPTVFFFIDGVHKSYPGQRTKEGIVSWIKKKTGPGVKNVTTVEEAETILGAEEKLVLGFFDSLVGSDSNELSSASKLEDDVNFYQTNNPDVAKVFHIDPKAKRPALVLLKKEAEKISNYNGKFTTAAISEFVFENKLPLVNNFTRETAPMIFENPIKNQVLLFAASKDAEKYLPALQEAAKLFKGKLIFVYVEMDNEDVGKPVSDYFGVSGDGPKVLAYTGNEDGKKFFLDGEVTQASIKAFGEDFLADKLKPFFKSDPIPETNDGDVKIVVGDNFDAVVLDESKDVLLEIYAPWCGHCQTLEPIYNKLAKHLRGIDSLVIAKMDGTTNEHPRAKSDGFPTILFFPAGNKSFDPLNVEVDRTVVAFYKYIKKHASIHFKLQKPEDATAASKTTESSINDVKDEL
- the LOC113308811 gene encoding 110 kDa U5 small nuclear ribonucleoprotein component CLO-like isoform X1, translating into MATLSSRAPSAKFWFEVAMDDSLYDEFGNYIGPEIESDGEGEDDETLSDKPLEVQQPNSDDEENIETSNGWVTAAFNDVDMDNQIVLAEDKKYYPTAEEVYGEDVETLVMDEDEQPLEQPIVKPVRNIKFEVGVKDSSTYVSTQFLVGLMSNPSLVRNVALVGHLQHGKTVFMDMLVEQTHNISTFHSDIEKHMRYTDTRIDEQERRISIKAVPMSLVLEDSKAKSYLCNIMDTPGHVQFSDEMTAALRLADGAVLIVDAAEGVMVNTERAIRHAIQERLPIVLVINKVDRLITELKLPPNDAYHKLRNILEVVNNHITAVSSTAGAVQTIDPSAGNVCFASASAGWSFTLQSFAKLYVKLHGVPFDASKFASRLWGDRYYHPNTRVFERKPPVNGGDRSFVQFILEPLYKIYSQVIGEHKRSVEATLEELGVKLPNAAYELNVRPLLRLACSSVFGSATGFTDMLVQHIPSAKEAAASKVDHIYSGLRDSAVFDSMESCDPSGPLMVNVTKLYPKSDCSVFDVLGRVYSGEIQTGQTLRVLGEGYSPDDEEDMTIKEVTKLWIYQARYRIPVSKAPAGSWVLIEGVDASIMKTATLCHADYDEDVDIFRPLRFNTLPVVKTAVEPLNPSELPKMVEGLRKISKSYPLAITKVEESGEHTILGTGELYLDCIMKDLRDLYSEVEVKVADPVVSFCETVVESSSMKCFAETPNKKSKLTMIAEPLEKGLAEDIENGVVSIDWPQKRLGVFFKDTYKWDPLAAKSVWAFGPDKQGSNILLDDTLFSEVDKSLLNAVKDSIVQGFQWGAREGPLCDEPIRNVKFNIVDAKIAPEPIHRGSGQIIPTARRVAYSSFLMASPRLMEPVYYVEIQTPIDCVSAIYSVLSRRRGHVTADVPQPGTPAYIVKAFLPAIESFGFETDLRYHTQGQAFCLSVFDHWAIVPGDPLDKSIVLRPLEPAPIQHLAREFMVKTRRRKGMSEDVSISKFFDEAMMVEFAQEAADLHQQML
- the LOC113308811 gene encoding 110 kDa U5 small nuclear ribonucleoprotein component CLO-like isoform X2 produces the protein MATLSSRAPSAKFCLMSNPSLVRNVALVGHLQHGKTVFMDMLVEQTHNISTFHSDIEKHMRYTDTRIDEQERRISIKAVPMSLVLEDSKAKSYLCNIMDTPGHVQFSDEMTAALRLADGAVLIVDAAEGVMVNTERAIRHAIQERLPIVLVINKVDRLITELKLPPNDAYHKLRNILEVVNNHITAVSSTAGAVQTIDPSAGNVCFASASAGWSFTLQSFAKLYVKLHGVPFDASKFASRLWGDRYYHPNTRVFERKPPVNGGDRSFVQFILEPLYKIYSQVIGEHKRSVEATLEELGVKLPNAAYELNVRPLLRLACSSVFGSATGFTDMLVQHIPSAKEAAASKVDHIYSGLRDSAVFDSMESCDPSGPLMVNVTKLYPKSDCSVFDVLGRVYSGEIQTGQTLRVLGEGYSPDDEEDMTIKEVTKLWIYQARYRIPVSKAPAGSWVLIEGVDASIMKTATLCHADYDEDVDIFRPLRFNTLPVVKTAVEPLNPSELPKMVEGLRKISKSYPLAITKVEESGEHTILGTGELYLDCIMKDLRDLYSEVEVKVADPVVSFCETVVESSSMKCFAETPNKKSKLTMIAEPLEKGLAEDIENGVVSIDWPQKRLGVFFKDTYKWDPLAAKSVWAFGPDKQGSNILLDDTLFSEVDKSLLNAVKDSIVQGFQWGAREGPLCDEPIRNVKFNIVDAKIAPEPIHRGSGQIIPTARRVAYSSFLMASPRLMEPVYYVEIQTPIDCVSAIYSVLSRRRGHVTADVPQPGTPAYIVKAFLPAIESFGFETDLRYHTQGQAFCLSVFDHWAIVPGDPLDKSIVLRPLEPAPIQHLAREFMVKTRRRKGMSEDVSISKFFDEAMMVEFAQEAADLHQQML